Within Synergistaceae bacterium, the genomic segment AAGTTGCGCTGATTCCAAATTCGCGGTCAAGAGGTACAGAAAATTTGTACGTCGTGAGGATAGTCCGCACATTCTGTAAAATCTCCTGTAACTCATTAACCGGAGCAAAATTTATTTCTTGAGGTTTGTCAAGAATTAAATCTATTTCCTGCATTTATTATTTTCCGAGGGCGCGTCTTACTTCCGCAAGATAATCAACGCCGTTTACTCGATAAATGTAATTGAACTTGTCGAGCATTAATCGTTCAATATGGTCGAGCTCAATTTTTATGAAATATACTTCGTGTTCAGTCTCGGACTCTTGTGAATCGCCTACTACGAGATTCCCCAAAGTATTTTTCTTAGTGATAGCCCGGCAAAAAATGTGTAACGGAACTGCACGCATAGTCCCTGAGCCAGCGTCGTATTGCTGGATAGCGCCGTAAATGTCTATCATGTGAGTTATCTCGTTCGCAAGCACATAAAAATTGCTCGGAGTTGCTCGCCATTTAAGACTAAGAGTCGTGCTGTTGAAATGACCTAACACGAGTGAATCGACTACACCTGCAATGCCCGCGCCTTTGACTTCACTTGTCATAGCTTCGAGACTCGGTAATGTCCCGTCAGCGATTCCGGACTCGTCAAAACCGTCAATGTAGACTGCAAAGTTTATAAATTTTTCTGGTATCAAATTCGGCATGCTTATTACCTCCTCATGGCTTCAAATAGTTCGTTAATGTAATCCGGATCGTATTCAAATATGCCTTCGATATCTTCAGCGGGACTCGGAGGCGTCATGAAAATATGCAGAGTCAATTTTCCGTCCATGAGATTAATAATCGCATTCTCTGACTCGATAAATTCGACTCGTCCGCCTAAAATCGCGTCCATAGCCTGCAGTGAATTTAAGTACATGTCAAAACTTGATATTATTGTCCGGATAAGTCTTATTGTCAGAGGTTCGTCTACTTTCTGCCAGAACGTTAAAATAAATTGATTGCTGACATAATCGAACATGCGCCGAATCGGAATAAAAGCGTCTTTCACGTCAGTAACAGCAGGATAACAGCCGGTTCTATTTCCCCAAGCGCGCCACCCTCCAATCCAGTTTAAAGCCGTTACAATGCCTTGAGAGTTCAAATAATTAGCCTGTTCAAGCCCTAAATCAATTTCATCACCATTATCATTGACGCAAGAGTCCATTTGCAATAATTCATTACTTGGGGACTTGTAGGGGATATCGCCCCGCGCCTTGTCTGTCTTGTTCATGAGACCTATTAACTGCGTGCTTAAGTGATAGACTTCATCACCGAGCTTAATTTTTGGCCAGCAGACAATTTGACGTTCAGCCATGTAATTATTTCGATTTTTCCATTCGGGGACTCGTGAATAATTTGGCGCTCCTGCACTATCGCACGGAATATCAATTACAGCCTGAGCCGTGAATATGCCGTTGATGTTATCAGCTTTTGCGCGCATGACAGCAGCTACAGAAGGATTTTCGCTAAATCCCGGAGCACCAATAAGGCCGGGGACGATTCTGAATTTCGGGAAGACTCGATTAATGAGCTCAAGACCTTTATATGCGCCTGTCTGGACATCAATTCCGCCAATGATATCACTTGCAGTTACGTTTTCAGGTTTTGCGAGAGTGAGACTGATTTTGCAGCTTGCAAGACCTGCCATGCTTCCAGTTTGAATAATATCAACAATTGCGTTGCCGTCTGAGTCATAATCAAGCGAATAATCTTGATCACGAACAAAATTTTTGCCGGTCTCGAAAGTTAATCCTGCAGAAATAATTACATTTTGGCCAAGATTAATTTGCGAGTCAAGAATCTCATAATCTGTCAAGGGTTTAATTTCCTTATGCTTGCTGGGGTCAAAGACGTTGATTAACACGCAGGGGGCCATACCGTAAAGCGCAAATTGAGAATAAATAAATTCGCAAAGAGTATATTTTTCCCAGTCATGGCTATAACCGAACGAGTTAATAGCTTCGTCGTAGCTGTAACATAATTGAACTTGATTAACGTTTGACTCGTCCTTCATGAAGATTGGAGCTGTACCAACAATGACGGGTAGACCGGCCTCCATTTGCACGACGGGGA encodes:
- a CDS encoding phage major tail tube protein, with translation MPNLIPEKFINFAVYIDGFDESGIADGTLPSLEAMTSEVKGAGIAGVVDSLVLGHFNSTTLSLKWRATPSNFYVLANEITHMIDIYGAIQQYDAGSGTMRAVPLHIFCRAITKKNTLGNLVVGDSQESETEHEVYFIKIELDHIERLMLDKFNYIYRVNGVDYLAEVRRALGK
- a CDS encoding phage tail sheath family protein, producing MAFKHGVYTREVPTSLIPVVQMEAGLPVIVGTAPIFMKDESNVNQVQLCYSYDEAINSFGYSHDWEKYTLCEFIYSQFALYGMAPCVLINVFDPSKHKEIKPLTDYEILDSQINLGQNVIISAGLTFETGKNFVRDQDYSLDYDSDGNAIVDIIQTGSMAGLASCKISLTLAKPENVTASDIIGGIDVQTGAYKGLELINRVFPKFRIVPGLIGAPGFSENPSVAAVMRAKADNINGIFTAQAVIDIPCDSAGAPNYSRVPEWKNRNNYMAERQIVCWPKIKLGDEVYHLSTQLIGLMNKTDKARGDIPYKSPSNELLQMDSCVNDNGDEIDLGLEQANYLNSQGIVTALNWIGGWRAWGNRTGCYPAVTDVKDAFIPIRRMFDYVSNQFILTFWQKVDEPLTIRLIRTIISSFDMYLNSLQAMDAILGGRVEFIESENAIINLMDGKLTLHIFMTPPSPAEDIEGIFEYDPDYINELFEAMRR